The Rhinoderma darwinii isolate aRhiDar2 chromosome 11, aRhiDar2.hap1, whole genome shotgun sequence genome window below encodes:
- the LOC142662950 gene encoding taste receptor type 2 member 9-like, producing the protein MVSLAVIYVLVHCIFLMTGVTGNSFILIVHFIDWLRTHEHNPCNLILNAIGISNMLLQGSVVFQEITFFLYPDYYFQDWVIYMVIAMQTTYSFSSLWCSTCLFFYYCVKIVNFRGTLFYKLKAKLSTLVPWLLAFSIILSWCAGMPAYSDLYLHSSFTTVNITGNLTMLVSAKYSSRCNCMFHVFIFVASAAFIIIFFTAGAIITSLCKHMMRMRQNNEGLGHSKMSTHLSAARTVTLLLIMYLIFYGSFTLIYSPMGFPDDITMTVCLIIISFFPTINSVILIFGNRKLTNILKKLLGMQPNVCNTEVTVTTN; encoded by the coding sequence ATGGTGTCTCTTGCAGTTATTTACGTGCTTGTTCACTGCATATTTCTCATGACAGGTGTAACAGGAAATAGTTTTATCCTGATAGTTCACTTTATAGACTGGCTACGGACCCACGAACATAACCCTTGTAATCTTATCCTCAATGCAATAGGAATTTCCAACATGCTTCTTCAAGGATCTGTTGTCTTCCAAGAAATTACATTCTTCTTATATCCTGACTATTACTTTCAAGATTGGGTTATATACATGGTTATAGCGATGCAAACTACATACTCATTCTCCAGCCTCTGGTGCTCTACTTGTCTGTTTTTCTACTATTGTGTGAAGATCGTAAATTTTCGAGGAACATTATTTTATAAGCTAAAGGCAAAGCTTTCGACATTGGTTCCCTGGCTGCTAGCTTTTTCTATCATCCTGTCTTGGTGTGCTGGGATGCCAGCTTACTCAGATTTATACTTGCACAGTTCATTCACTACAGTAAATATCACAGGGAACCTAACAATGCTGGTGTCTGCTAAATACAGTAGTAGATGCAATTGTATGTTTCATGTGTTCATATTTGTTGCTTCTGCTGCTTTCATTATCATATTTTTCACAGCCGGAGCCATCATCACCTCTCTTTGTAAGCATATGATGCGGATGAGACAGAACAATGAAGGTCTTGGACATTCTAAAATGAGTACTCATCTATCAGCGGCAAGAACCGTGACTTTACTACTGATAATGTACTTGATTTTCTATGGGTCTTTTACTTTAATATACAGCCCTATGGGCTTTCCAGATGATATAACAATGACTGTTTGTCTAATTATCATTTCCTTTTTTCCAACAATAAATTCAGTTATTTTAATATTTGGAAACAGAAAACTAACAAATATTTTGAAGAAACTCCTAGGTATGCAGCCTAATGTTTGCAATACAGAAGTTACTGTAACCACTAATTAA
- the LOC142662951 gene encoding taste receptor type 2 member 9-like translates to MSSFIATDLLIHSLCLATGLTGNSFILIVHFLDWLRTRDHNPSNLILNGIGISNIFLQGAVVFQEVAYLLFLDFYMQERVMVTLLIVITSLSLSSLWCSTCLCFYYCVKIVQLRGTLFYKLKANLPVMVPWLLAFSVVLSWCVGIQSYWDIYLDTSFTTMNITGNITTLMFPQFKSKCSCTLQIYNVVASVAFTLIFLTTGAIIASLCQHMKRMRQNNEGYGHAKVNTHLSAARTMTSLLIVYLLFYTAFSLLNDPSGFPGDITITACLIVTTLFPTINSVILIFGNRNLTNAVKKLLCMQSSLGTTEVTVTTC, encoded by the coding sequence ATGTCATCTTTTATAGCTACTGATTTGCTCATCCACTCTCTATGTTTGGCAACTGGATTAACTGGAAATAGTTTCATCCTGATAGTTCACTTTCTGGACTGGCTGAGAACCCGTGACCATAACCCTTCTAATCTTATCCTCAATGGAATTGGGATTTCTAATATCTTCCTGCAAGGAGCAGTTGTTTTCCAAGAAGTTGCTTACCTTCTATTTTTGGACTTCTACATGCAAGAAAGGGTAATGGTCACACTTCTAATAGTGATCACTTCACTTTCTTTGTCCAGTCTCTGGTGCTCCACCTGTCTGTGTTTCTACTATTGTGTTAAGATTGTCCAACTTCGTGGAACATTATTTTACAAGCTAAAGGCAAATCTTCCGGTAATGGTGCCCTGGCTACTAGCTTTTTCTGTTGTCCTGTCTTGGTGTGTTGGAATTCAATCTTATTGGGATATTTACTTGGACACTTCCTTCACTACAATGAACATTACAGGAAATATAACAACATTAATGTTTCCACAATTCAAGAGCAAATGCAGTTGTACACTTCAGATATATAACGTTGTTGCTTCTGTGGCTTTTACTTTAATATTTCTCACGACTGGAGCCATCATCGCCTCGCTATGTCAGCATATGAAACGCATGAGACAGAACAATGAAGGTTATGGACATGCTAAAGTCAATACTCATCTATCGGCAGCTAGAACCATGACTTCTCTGCTAATAGTTTACTTGCTTTTCTATACTGCATTTTCTTTACTAAACGATCCATCAGGATTTCCAGGTGACATAACAATTACTGCTTGTTTAATTGTTACTACTTTGTTTCCAACCATAAATTCTGTTATTTTAATCTTTGGGAACAGAAACCTTACGAATGCTGTAAAGAAGCTGCTATGTATGCAATCTAGTCTTGGCACTACAGAAGTCACAGTCACTACTTGCTAG